The Paenibacillus uliginis N3/975 genome has a window encoding:
- a CDS encoding pullulanase, whose translation MGLTVKRKKLCSIIMIVALVCSLFGISPLEVQADAGKDQGITSVGKVPANHLRVHYSRADENYENKGLWIFDDVASPSQNWATGATAFPKGQKDSYGAYVDIELKSDAQKVGIVVVDRTSGDKDGGDKKLAIASPEMNEIWVKEGSDTVYNFEPADLPANTVRIHYVREDQEYGNYGLWLWGDVTEPSKDWPVSATKFPSGQKNRYGAYVDVQIKDKAQKINFLVLDPDKGDAGKDAGDKSFNLLDKYNHLFIKEGDDNVYISPYGEMAIGLVSAEILSPSKMQLGFTMTEGLEADTLKKEIEVKDKHGKPVRIGTAKINGETTVEITSQFKLDDAPFSVAYSGKTVSASTGWRMLDEMYYYDGNDLGATYEADGGVMLKLWAPLASSVKVNFYSKENSSKLIGNAQLSKGDKGVWSAQLKPSQLDVQDLNGYFYQYEVTNNGVTKKVLDPYAKSMAEFRVNTKGEPGPDGDTVGKAAIVDLSKTNPAGFSSANIPGYEKREDAIIWEIHVRDFTSDPSIEGDLHNATWGSYDAFKHKLDYIKSLGVTHVQLLPVMAWYYGDEAEMKTRELEYSAQNNEYNWGYDPHSYFSPDGAYSQNPKDPELRVKELKAMIDAIHEADMGVVLDVVYTHMAKADFLNDIVPNYYAFQDANGNFIGGFGNNLATNHKMAEKLMVDSVKYWFDEYKIDGMRWDMMGDATYESVQKAYDAAAAINPDALFIGEGWRTFGGHLSDPSLAGKGADQDWMDKTNDVGVFSDEFRNELKSGFGHEGEPRFITGGARDIVTIFNNIKGQPGNTKVDDPGDIVQYIEAHDNLPLYDIIAQSIKKDPSIAANDQEIHKRIRLGNLLTLTSQGTAFLHAGQEYGRTKQWKGEGVPEQKYHELKDESGKAFGYFVHDSYDSSDAINMFEWNKATNGVKYPENYKTKQFTAGLIELRKSTDAFRLGSQSLVNSNVTLLQAPEVKDQDLVIAYKNKATDGAGVYYVFVNADQKERKLTLQEDLTPGIVLVDQDEAGITGVSTKSGFTLTSKSITLEPLTSVVIKMESGAGGDSDEGKTFTDINGHWAETSIKELAAKQIVKGTSDTKFSPDQQLTRAQFAAMLVRSLNLGDQGQESVAFKDVDSKAWYASAVATAYQHGLVSGKGKDVFAPNAVITREEMAVMLLRAYQTKGNVSSSAGAPVLKDKEQISTWAVKKVNEALSLGLMKGRANGKFAPKAATTRAESAQAISNLLNQLQ comes from the coding sequence ATGGGATTAACAGTGAAAAGGAAGAAATTATGTTCCATTATCATGATTGTCGCTCTCGTATGTTCACTTTTCGGTATTTCTCCACTAGAAGTACAAGCGGATGCTGGAAAAGATCAGGGGATAACGAGCGTTGGCAAGGTTCCTGCCAATCATCTACGGGTTCACTACAGCCGCGCAGATGAAAACTATGAAAATAAGGGACTGTGGATTTTTGATGATGTAGCGTCTCCCTCACAAAATTGGGCTACTGGTGCAACAGCCTTCCCTAAAGGGCAAAAGGACAGCTATGGTGCTTATGTTGACATTGAGTTGAAATCCGATGCCCAAAAAGTTGGGATCGTTGTTGTTGACCGCACAAGCGGTGACAAGGATGGAGGCGACAAAAAGTTGGCTATTGCTTCACCGGAAATGAATGAAATCTGGGTGAAGGAAGGTTCTGACACGGTCTACAACTTTGAACCAGCAGATTTACCGGCCAATACAGTACGGATTCACTATGTAAGAGAAGATCAGGAATATGGTAATTATGGATTGTGGCTATGGGGAGATGTGACAGAGCCGTCTAAGGACTGGCCCGTGAGTGCAACGAAGTTCCCTTCAGGACAGAAAAACCGCTATGGGGCTTATGTGGACGTCCAGATTAAGGACAAAGCTCAAAAAATTAATTTTCTTGTGTTGGATCCAGACAAAGGTGATGCTGGTAAAGATGCTGGAGACAAAAGTTTCAATCTTTTGGATAAGTACAATCATCTTTTCATAAAAGAAGGGGATGACAACGTATACATTTCACCTTATGGTGAAATGGCTATCGGGCTGGTATCAGCTGAGATTTTGTCCCCTAGCAAAATGCAGCTTGGTTTTACAATGACAGAAGGATTGGAAGCGGATACTCTAAAAAAAGAAATTGAGGTCAAAGACAAGCACGGTAAACCGGTGAGAATCGGTACGGCCAAAATCAACGGCGAAACTACCGTGGAGATTACCTCGCAGTTTAAGCTTGATGATGCGCCGTTCAGTGTGGCTTATTCCGGCAAGACAGTATCCGCCTCTACGGGTTGGAGAATGCTCGATGAAATGTACTATTACGACGGCAATGATCTCGGAGCTACATATGAAGCTGATGGCGGCGTTATGCTCAAATTATGGGCTCCGCTCGCAAGTAGCGTAAAAGTCAACTTTTATAGTAAAGAGAACTCCTCCAAGTTGATTGGTAATGCCCAGTTGAGCAAAGGGGATAAAGGTGTCTGGAGCGCTCAGTTAAAGCCGAGCCAATTGGATGTTCAGGATCTGAATGGATATTTTTATCAATATGAAGTAACAAACAACGGTGTGACGAAAAAAGTACTGGATCCCTATGCCAAATCGATGGCCGAGTTCAGAGTTAATACAAAAGGTGAACCCGGACCGGACGGCGATACGGTTGGTAAGGCTGCCATTGTGGATTTAAGTAAAACGAATCCGGCAGGCTTTAGCTCTGCAAATATTCCTGGTTATGAGAAGAGAGAGGACGCTATCATCTGGGAAATTCATGTTAGAGACTTTACTTCAGATCCTTCCATTGAAGGAGATTTGCACAATGCAACGTGGGGATCATACGATGCCTTTAAACACAAGCTTGATTACATCAAATCACTCGGCGTAACACATGTTCAATTACTTCCTGTCATGGCATGGTATTACGGGGATGAAGCCGAGATGAAGACCAGAGAACTGGAATACTCGGCACAAAACAATGAATATAACTGGGGCTATGATCCCCATAGTTACTTCTCACCGGATGGAGCCTATTCCCAAAATCCGAAAGATCCGGAATTGAGAGTCAAAGAACTGAAAGCGATGATTGATGCTATTCACGAGGCAGATATGGGCGTCGTCCTTGACGTGGTCTACACGCATATGGCGAAGGCGGATTTCCTAAATGATATTGTGCCTAACTACTATGCATTCCAGGATGCAAACGGAAACTTTATCGGGGGCTTCGGGAATAATCTGGCTACGAACCATAAAATGGCTGAGAAGCTGATGGTCGACTCGGTTAAGTACTGGTTCGATGAATACAAAATCGACGGTATGCGCTGGGATATGATGGGTGATGCGACCTACGAATCTGTACAAAAAGCCTATGATGCAGCAGCCGCAATCAATCCTGACGCGTTGTTTATTGGCGAAGGTTGGAGAACATTTGGCGGACATCTGTCCGATCCTTCCCTGGCGGGAAAAGGGGCAGATCAGGACTGGATGGACAAAACAAACGATGTCGGCGTATTTTCCGATGAATTCCGCAACGAATTGAAATCCGGCTTCGGTCATGAAGGTGAGCCTAGATTTATTACAGGTGGGGCTCGTGATATCGTCACTATTTTTAATAACATTAAAGGCCAACCAGGAAATACCAAGGTGGATGATCCGGGAGATATAGTTCAGTATATCGAGGCGCATGACAATTTGCCGCTATATGATATTATTGCGCAGTCGATCAAGAAGGACCCTTCGATTGCAGCTAATGATCAGGAAATTCATAAGCGAATCCGGCTCGGTAACCTGCTCACGCTGACTTCGCAAGGTACGGCGTTTCTTCATGCGGGACAGGAATACGGCAGAACGAAGCAATGGAAAGGGGAAGGAGTGCCTGAACAGAAATATCATGAGTTAAAGGATGAGTCCGGGAAAGCCTTCGGTTATTTTGTTCATGACTCTTATGATTCTTCGGACGCAATCAATATGTTTGAATGGAATAAAGCAACAAATGGCGTGAAGTATCCTGAGAATTATAAAACTAAACAATTTACGGCAGGGTTGATTGAGTTAAGAAAGTCGACAGATGCGTTCAGATTGGGCAGCCAATCTCTGGTTAACTCGAATGTTACACTGCTCCAGGCTCCAGAAGTCAAAGATCAGGATCTGGTTATTGCATACAAGAACAAGGCTACGGATGGAGCAGGAGTTTATTATGTGTTTGTTAACGCCGATCAAAAAGAGAGAAAACTAACATTACAAGAAGATCTGACTCCAGGTATTGTCCTTGTCGATCAGGACGAGGCAGGAATCACCGGTGTATCCACTAAATCAGGATTCACACTAACTTCGAAGTCCATTACATTGGAGCCATTAACTTCAGTTGTTATTAAGATGGAATCGGGTGCGGGTGGCGATTCAGATGAAGGAAAGACATTTACGGATATTAATGGCCATTGGGCAGAAACTTCCATAAAAGAGCTTGCAGCCAAGCAGATCGTGAAGGGTACAAGTGATACGAAGTTCAGCCCTGATCAGCAGCTGACACGGGCACAGTTTGCGGCGATGCTCGTTCGGTCCTTGAACCTTGGGGATCAAGGTCAAGAAAGCGTAGCATTCAAAGATGTGGACAGTAAAGCCTGGTATGCATCGGCTGTGGCGACAGCCTATCAACATGGGCTGGTAAGCGGTAAAGGTAAGGATGTCTTCGCACCGAATGCCGTTATCACCCGTGAAGAAATGGCAGTCATGCTCCTCCGTGCTTACCAAACGAAGGGAAATGTCTCCTCGTCAGCGGGAGCGCCAGTATTAAAGGACAAAGAGCAAATTTCAACTTGGGCAGTCAAAAAGGTGAACGAAGCCTTGTCACTAGGTCTGATGAAAGGACGCGCCAACGGCAAATTTGCGCCTAAGGCGGCTACAACCCGGGCGGAAAGCGCGCAGGCTATTTCGAACTTGTTAAATCAACTTCAGTAA
- a CDS encoding ABC transporter ATP-binding protein codes for MDPKQPVLEINNLQTSFFTDRGEVRAVDGVSLTVRKGKTLGIVGESGSGKSILSLSILRLISEPGRIIGGEILYNGDNLLNKTGRQMREIRGNQISMIFQEPMTSLNPVFTVGEQIAEVYQVHENMSKRKAMDKAVEMLRLVGIPSPEKRVKQYPFQLSGGMRQRVMIAMALACNPDLLIADEPTTALDVTIQAQILELIQELQQRLHMSVIFITHDLGVVAETCDDVAVMYCGKVVEFSDVQTLFKEPKHPYTVGLMNSLPRHDIDQKELEAIKGSVPSPYEALTGCWFAPRCPHAQDLCREATPELNELGGNHKVRCWMYTDLWETTPEVKT; via the coding sequence ATGGACCCTAAGCAGCCGGTGCTGGAGATCAACAACCTGCAGACTTCATTTTTCACAGACCGCGGCGAGGTGAGAGCGGTCGATGGCGTGAGCCTTACCGTCCGTAAAGGCAAAACCCTTGGCATCGTAGGCGAATCAGGCTCGGGGAAAAGCATTTTATCATTATCTATTCTGCGTCTGATTTCAGAACCGGGCCGCATTATCGGTGGTGAGATCCTGTACAATGGGGACAATCTGCTGAACAAAACGGGTAGGCAGATGCGTGAAATCCGAGGGAATCAGATATCGATGATCTTTCAGGAGCCGATGACCTCGTTGAATCCTGTCTTCACCGTCGGTGAGCAGATCGCGGAGGTCTATCAGGTTCATGAAAATATGAGCAAGCGGAAAGCGATGGACAAAGCAGTGGAGATGCTGCGTCTCGTCGGTATCCCCTCTCCCGAAAAGAGAGTGAAACAATATCCATTCCAGCTGTCTGGGGGGATGCGTCAGCGGGTTATGATTGCCATGGCTCTGGCCTGCAATCCGGATCTGCTTATTGCAGATGAGCCAACGACGGCGCTGGACGTAACCATACAAGCTCAAATTTTGGAGCTCATTCAGGAACTTCAGCAGAGGCTGCATATGTCAGTCATCTTTATTACACATGATCTTGGCGTTGTGGCGGAGACATGTGACGATGTTGCTGTCATGTATTGCGGAAAAGTTGTGGAATTCAGTGATGTCCAGACTTTATTCAAGGAGCCGAAGCACCCGTATACGGTTGGGCTGATGAATTCTCTGCCCCGCCATGACATCGACCAGAAGGAGCTTGAAGCGATTAAAGGCTCCGTTCCGAGTCCTTATGAAGCGCTAACCGGCTGCTGGTTTGCACCGCGTTGCCCCCATGCACAGGATCTGTGCCGCGAAGCGACGCCGGAGCTGAACGAACTGGGTGGCAACCACAAGGTGCGCTGCTGGATGTACACCGATCTATGGGAGACAACGCCGGAGGTGAAGACATGA
- a CDS encoding MDR family MFS transporter encodes MNKSPNKIGVVITGLLLAILMASMDNTIVATAMGTIVGEIGGLDKFVWATSAYMVAEMAGMPIFGKLSDMYGRKRFFIFGIIVFMIGSALCGTAESIVQLSLYRAVQGIGAGAMVSIAFTIMFDVIAPENRGKMTGMFGALFGLSSIAAPLLGGYITEHIHWVWIFYINLPLGLIAFFLIVLFYKESAEHSRQKIDFLGAILLVGAVICLMFAVELGGKQYAWDSPQIIGMFAGFVVLSVLLVFVEKRAAEPIISFRMFRNRLFTTSNLVAMLSGAAFMTASMFIPIYIQGVLGGTASNAGLVLLPMMVGSVVTATVGGYLMSKLPYRSILIPTLLVLIAGLALLTALNTASPRFLITVYMILVGLGIGSSFSVLSSAAIHSFPAAQRGAATSTLNFNRSLGMTLGITIFGILQSHSLTGKLTKAFGSNGAKNMASAGVDFSDPYVLLNPAVRQSMDVSALSTITEGLSSSIAGTFAWSLIPAVLALAAAFGMTKEKLDPEAQDEDYATSH; translated from the coding sequence GTGAATAAATCACCTAACAAAATCGGAGTCGTTATTACAGGACTTCTATTGGCCATTCTGATGGCTTCAATGGACAACACGATTGTGGCAACCGCGATGGGAACCATCGTCGGCGAGATTGGAGGTCTCGACAAGTTTGTCTGGGCCACTTCGGCTTATATGGTTGCGGAAATGGCTGGCATGCCGATTTTCGGCAAGCTGTCAGATATGTACGGTCGCAAACGGTTTTTCATTTTCGGGATCATCGTGTTTATGATCGGCTCAGCTTTGTGCGGGACAGCGGAGTCCATCGTTCAGCTGAGTCTGTACAGAGCAGTTCAAGGCATTGGGGCAGGCGCGATGGTATCGATCGCTTTTACGATTATGTTCGATGTCATCGCACCTGAGAATAGAGGCAAGATGACGGGTATGTTCGGAGCGTTGTTCGGCTTATCGAGCATTGCGGCTCCGCTGCTTGGCGGTTACATCACGGAACATATTCACTGGGTTTGGATTTTCTACATCAACCTGCCGCTCGGTCTGATTGCTTTCTTCCTGATCGTGCTCTTCTACAAGGAATCGGCGGAGCATTCCAGACAGAAGATCGATTTTCTCGGCGCGATCCTGTTAGTGGGGGCTGTCATCTGCTTGATGTTCGCTGTTGAACTGGGCGGCAAACAGTATGCATGGGATTCCCCGCAAATTATTGGTATGTTTGCAGGTTTTGTTGTCCTGAGTGTTCTGCTAGTGTTTGTGGAAAAAAGAGCGGCTGAGCCGATCATTTCATTTCGTATGTTCCGCAATCGGCTGTTCACGACAAGCAATCTGGTCGCCATGCTCAGCGGCGCGGCGTTTATGACGGCATCCATGTTCATCCCGATTTACATTCAAGGCGTGCTGGGCGGTACAGCTTCGAATGCCGGGCTTGTACTGCTTCCGATGATGGTCGGTTCAGTTGTGACGGCCACTGTGGGTGGATACTTAATGTCTAAGCTACCGTACCGTTCCATTCTCATTCCGACACTCCTGGTTCTGATCGCAGGACTTGCACTTTTGACCGCACTGAACACAGCATCACCACGGTTTCTCATCACGGTGTATATGATTCTGGTCGGTCTCGGCATCGGGTCCTCCTTCTCGGTGCTCAGCAGCGCGGCCATCCATTCGTTTCCGGCTGCGCAGCGGGGCGCGGCAACTTCTACGCTGAATTTTAACCGTTCGCTTGGCATGACACTGGGCATTACGATATTCGGGATACTGCAAAGCCATTCGCTTACCGGCAAGCTCACGAAGGCCTTCGGCAGTAACGGAGCGAAGAATATGGCTTCAGCCGGTGTGGACTTTAGTGATCCGTATGTATTACTGAATCCCGCAGTACGCCAGTCTATGGATGTGTCCGCACTCAGCACCATTACGGAAGGATTATCATCATCGATTGCAGGGACCTTTGCTTGGAGTCTCATCCCGGCCGTTCTGGCTTTGGCGGCAGCGTTTGGCATGACGAAGGAGAAGCTGGATCCGGAAGCACAGGATGAGGATTACGCGACGTCTCATTAA
- a CDS encoding ABC transporter ATP-binding protein has product MSKELLTVNHLKQYFPIKGGVFGRTVNYVKAVDNISFTVYEGETVSLVGESGCGKSTTGRAILRLDEPTSGEVIFDGSNLLSLSKKQMTQKRKDLQMIFQDPYASLNPRKTAVQVLEEAMEIQNIVPKDERRQRAIELLETVGLSPHQADRYPHEFSGGQRQRIGIARALAVNPKLIISDEAVSALDVSIQAQVLNLMKSLQREFKLTYLFISHDLGVVRHISDRIIVMYLGTIVEIADKKSLFHQPRHPYTRALLSAIPTLDPDRKTERILLKGDVPSSIDPPSGCRFHTRCMYANDRCKTDAPELRPVQHGAENHLTACHHMEEIDSGAIQAR; this is encoded by the coding sequence ATGAGCAAAGAACTTCTAACTGTCAACCACTTAAAGCAGTATTTCCCGATCAAGGGCGGCGTCTTTGGACGAACCGTCAACTACGTCAAAGCCGTCGACAACATTTCCTTCACCGTCTATGAAGGCGAAACGGTCAGCTTGGTAGGTGAATCGGGCTGCGGAAAATCCACGACGGGACGTGCGATTTTACGACTAGACGAACCAACCTCCGGTGAGGTGATTTTTGACGGAAGTAATCTGCTTTCGCTGAGCAAAAAACAAATGACCCAAAAACGCAAAGACCTGCAAATGATATTCCAGGACCCTTACGCTTCTCTTAATCCGAGAAAAACAGCCGTACAAGTACTGGAAGAAGCGATGGAAATCCAAAATATCGTGCCCAAAGACGAGCGGCGGCAGAGAGCCATCGAATTATTAGAAACCGTCGGCTTGTCACCCCATCAGGCGGACCGGTATCCGCATGAATTCAGCGGTGGTCAGCGGCAACGAATCGGCATCGCCCGTGCGCTGGCGGTCAATCCGAAGCTGATCATCAGTGACGAGGCCGTATCGGCCCTCGACGTCTCGATTCAGGCTCAGGTACTCAACCTGATGAAGTCTCTGCAGCGGGAATTCAAGCTGACATACCTGTTCATCTCGCATGATCTCGGGGTCGTCCGCCATATTTCCGATCGCATCATTGTCATGTACCTGGGGACTATTGTGGAGATTGCTGACAAAAAATCGTTGTTCCATCAGCCTCGGCATCCTTATACACGCGCCTTACTGTCTGCTATTCCAACCCTTGACCCGGACCGAAAAACCGAGCGTATTTTGCTGAAGGGTGACGTCCCCTCTTCGATCGACCCACCCTCAGGCTGCCGGTTTCATACCCGCTGCATGTATGCAAACGACCGCTGCAAGACCGATGCTCCCGAGCTGCGTCCGGTGCAGCACGGGGCCGAAAACCATCTTACAGCTTGCCATCATATGGAGGAAATTGATAGCGGCGCGATACAGGCGCGTTAA
- a CDS encoding helix-turn-helix transcriptional regulator: MKLERLMAITMILLNRRRVQAQELADKLEVSLRTIYRDLESLSLAGIPIVSYTGMEGGYEIMDNFRLDRQMLSFDELVALSTALRGLQSTQALDPTNIDRLLDKVGALVSQAEQGRLGDSDLVQIDFTPWKKSEAERNKYEAVHQAVKDNKLILFHYTDGKGDDTERKIEPMGLALKGYSWYLHGYCLSREDYRTFKLSRIRDLQVLSDSFNRRDMPLSIMNAQWVKPRQQKIDLVLRISGDAKVYAADHFDENEIERLADGSLLVRARLPHEKWLISFLLQMKTDVLILEPAHIAAEVRKTALEVAALYLDSGQPMSGRSGYDSSFNHSGDQRGH; the protein is encoded by the coding sequence ATGAAGCTCGAACGGCTCATGGCGATCACGATGATTTTATTAAACCGCAGGCGGGTGCAAGCACAGGAGTTGGCAGATAAGCTGGAAGTATCGCTACGTACCATCTACCGGGATTTGGAGTCACTCAGTCTTGCTGGTATTCCTATTGTGTCGTATACGGGAATGGAGGGTGGTTATGAGATCATGGATAACTTTCGTCTGGACCGGCAGATGCTGTCTTTTGATGAGCTTGTTGCCCTGTCTACTGCGCTTCGTGGTCTTCAATCGACACAGGCACTCGATCCAACCAATATAGATCGTCTGCTCGACAAGGTGGGGGCTTTGGTTTCCCAGGCAGAACAGGGACGTCTCGGGGACAGCGATCTGGTGCAGATTGATTTTACCCCATGGAAAAAAAGTGAGGCGGAACGGAATAAATATGAAGCGGTGCATCAGGCGGTAAAAGACAATAAGCTGATCCTCTTTCATTATACGGATGGTAAAGGCGATGACACGGAGCGCAAAATCGAGCCCATGGGACTTGCGCTTAAAGGGTACTCCTGGTATCTACACGGTTATTGTCTTAGCCGTGAAGATTACCGAACTTTCAAGCTTTCCCGCATACGAGATCTTCAGGTTCTTTCGGATTCTTTTAATCGACGGGATATGCCGCTATCGATAATGAACGCGCAATGGGTAAAGCCGAGACAACAGAAGATCGATCTCGTGCTTCGTATCTCTGGTGATGCTAAGGTGTATGCTGCAGATCATTTTGATGAGAATGAAATCGAGAGGTTGGCAGACGGCTCGCTTCTGGTAAGGGCCAGACTTCCTCATGAGAAGTGGCTTATCAGTTTTTTGCTGCAGATGAAGACGGATGTGCTTATTTTGGAACCGGCCCATATCGCTGCGGAGGTAAGGAAGACGGCGCTAGAAGTAGCCGCCTTGTATCTCGATTCCGGTCAACCGATGTCAGGAAGATCAGGTTATGATTCGAGCTTCAATCATTCAGGTGATCAAAGGGGGCATTAA
- a CDS encoding SDR family NAD(P)-dependent oxidoreductase, with product MNLVDKVAIVTGGARGIGRSASILLAKRGAKVVVNYLTNTEAAESLVADIKSNGGEAVAFQGDVREEDQVLKLVSRVKEMYGRLDILVCNANMSFVAKPFAEMSWEEFSPKLNDELRAAFVTAKAVIPSMMQQKSGRLIYISSSLGKDPSPYMIAHGTAKGGLNTFAVYIAQELGPYGITANVVAPGLVRTDATAGMTEQELQMIGSFTPLGRVAEPDDVAGVISFLASDDARFVTGTYTPVTGGLTME from the coding sequence ATGAATCTCGTTGATAAAGTGGCGATCGTGACAGGTGGCGCACGGGGAATCGGACGTTCAGCGTCTATTCTGTTAGCGAAGCGAGGAGCTAAGGTGGTCGTTAACTACTTAACGAATACCGAAGCAGCTGAATCGTTGGTTGCTGATATTAAGTCCAATGGCGGCGAAGCGGTGGCTTTTCAAGGTGATGTGCGCGAGGAGGATCAGGTTCTGAAGCTTGTTTCCAGAGTGAAGGAGATGTATGGCCGCCTGGATATTTTGGTATGCAACGCGAATATGAGTTTTGTGGCAAAGCCTTTTGCCGAGATGTCCTGGGAGGAGTTCTCCCCGAAGCTGAATGATGAATTGCGGGCGGCGTTCGTCACGGCGAAAGCTGTGATTCCATCCATGATGCAGCAGAAATCCGGTCGTCTGATCTACATCTCCAGCAGTCTGGGTAAGGATCCTTCCCCATATATGATTGCACATGGGACAGCGAAGGGCGGGCTGAATACGTTCGCTGTATATATTGCGCAGGAGCTTGGTCCATATGGTATTACGGCCAATGTTGTTGCTCCCGGTCTGGTCCGGACAGATGCAACGGCCGGAATGACGGAACAAGAGCTGCAGATGATCGGCAGCTTTACGCCGCTTGGCCGTGTAGCCGAGCCTGATGACGTGGCAGGTGTAATCTCCTTCCTGGCAAGCGACGACGCCCGGTTTGTGACGGGAACGTACACGCCTGTGACAGGTGGACTCACTATGGAGTAA
- the nikC gene encoding nickel transporter permease gives MRNLTTAPVTAESGQSRARQRRWKSFYMNLRKNKAALLGGYFLFFVIVASIIGPFLTRYDPTIVDYSSKLLKPSADHWFGTDHNGRDIFTRIVHGMHLTLSVGFISVIIGAAFGIILGIISGYYGGKLDSIIMRITDVMLAFPGILLALAIVSVLGKSLFNVIIAVSIFSIPTFARIVRGSTLAVRKLEYIDAMRSLGASDSRIIFKHILPNISSPIIVQATLRIAVAILTASGLSFLGLGAQPPTPEWGAMLNDGRNYITEHPHVALFPGLSIVLVVVAFNLLGDGLRDVLDPKTKK, from the coding sequence TTGCGTAACCTGACGACAGCACCAGTTACAGCAGAATCCGGACAAAGCCGGGCTCGGCAGCGAAGATGGAAATCTTTTTACATGAATCTGCGAAAAAATAAAGCGGCACTGCTGGGAGGTTACTTTCTTTTTTTTGTAATCGTTGCTTCGATCATAGGCCCCTTCCTCACACGGTACGATCCCACAATCGTCGATTATTCTTCTAAACTGCTAAAACCTTCGGCCGATCACTGGTTCGGTACGGACCATAACGGACGGGATATATTTACGCGCATTGTTCATGGAATGCACCTCACACTGTCAGTCGGTTTCATCTCGGTTATCATCGGAGCAGCATTCGGCATCATACTGGGGATTATCTCCGGATATTATGGCGGAAAGCTGGATTCTATCATCATGCGTATAACGGATGTCATGCTTGCATTTCCGGGTATTCTGCTGGCATTGGCGATTGTAAGCGTTCTCGGAAAAAGCCTGTTCAACGTAATTATTGCTGTCAGTATTTTTTCCATCCCAACCTTCGCCCGGATTGTCCGGGGCTCAACACTGGCGGTACGCAAGTTGGAGTACATCGACGCCATGCGATCACTCGGAGCCAGCGACAGCCGGATCATTTTCAAGCATATTTTGCCAAACATTTCGTCCCCTATTATCGTCCAGGCTACCCTCCGTATTGCCGTTGCGATCCTGACGGCCAGCGGCCTGTCCTTCCTTGGACTTGGCGCACAGCCGCCTACGCCGGAATGGGGTGCGATGCTGAACGACGGACGCAACTATATTACGGAGCACCCTCATGTCGCCCTCTTTCCCGGCCTTTCCATCGTCCTCGTTGTGGTTGCCTTTAACTTGCTGGGTGACGGTCTACGGGACGTGCTCGATCCAAAGACGAAAAAATAG
- a CDS encoding ABC transporter permease, translating to MLMYTVRRLIQTIPVVIGVTIIVFLLMHLIPGDAAQVIVGEGAPKEKVEQIRESLGLNDPLPLQYWNYVSQLAQGDLGDSIRSSRPIADEIFKSRFWITVELALYSTMLAVFLGLTAGIISAVKRNSPADVGVMLIALFGLSMPNFWLGLMLIQYFAVDLGWFRPSGWGTWSQTVLPVITLGTGGAAIIARMTRSSMLEVIGQDYIRTAQAKGVRERVIIYRHALKNAMIPVITVIGLEFGGLLGGAVLTESVFAVNGMGRYVIDSIRGRDFPVVQAAILIISLTFVLVNLLVDISYKYFNKRIDFD from the coding sequence ATGCTCATGTATACCGTTCGAAGGCTAATTCAGACCATTCCGGTCGTCATCGGAGTGACGATTATTGTCTTCCTGCTCATGCACCTTATTCCGGGCGATGCGGCGCAGGTCATTGTTGGAGAAGGCGCTCCAAAAGAGAAAGTGGAGCAAATCAGGGAAAGCCTCGGCTTAAATGATCCCCTGCCCTTACAGTATTGGAACTATGTCAGCCAGCTGGCCCAGGGCGATCTGGGAGACTCGATCCGTAGCAGCCGGCCGATCGCAGATGAAATTTTCAAGAGCCGTTTCTGGATTACCGTGGAGCTCGCACTGTACAGCACGATGCTTGCCGTCTTCCTCGGTCTGACTGCTGGCATTATTTCCGCGGTAAAAAGGAACTCCCCCGCCGATGTCGGCGTCATGCTGATTGCCTTATTCGGACTGTCCATGCCGAACTTCTGGCTCGGACTCATGTTGATCCAATATTTCGCCGTCGATTTAGGATGGTTCCGCCCTTCCGGGTGGGGAACCTGGTCACAGACCGTTCTTCCGGTCATTACGCTCGGCACAGGTGGCGCCGCCATAATCGCCCGAATGACCCGCTCCAGCATGTTGGAGGTGATCGGTCAGGATTATATCCGTACCGCTCAGGCTAAGGGCGTCCGGGAACGCGTCATCATATACAGACATGCTCTGAAAAATGCGATGATTCCCGTCATTACCGTCATCGGACTTGAATTCGGCGGTCTCCTGGGCGGAGCCGTGCTGACTGAATCGGTCTTTGCGGTCAACGGCATGGGACGGTATGTGATCGATTCGATCCGGGGGAGAGATTTCCCGGTTGTCCAGGCTGCGATCCTGATCATCTCCTTGACGTTTGTACTCGTGAATTTACTCGTGGACATCTCCTATAAATATTTCAATAAACGAATCGATTTCGATTGA